Proteins encoded by one window of Hylaeus volcanicus isolate JK05 chromosome 7, UHH_iyHylVolc1.0_haploid, whole genome shotgun sequence:
- the LOC128880355 gene encoding elongation of very long chain fatty acids protein 7-like, with the protein MSVDICKLDGQDGKGLPINVPQNVGLLETYRYVMEDAADPRVGDWFLMGSPFPLLGITSLYLAFVLRLGPLYMKNRKPFSLNTVMIFYNIFMAIASAAVFNGLLTSGFTTKLSLGCEPHVVSYDPESLRMARWIWRLLMLKVFELSDTVIFILRKKYNQASFLHVYHHTSTVLLSWIACKFVPGGMWTFAIMLNCIVHVIMYTYYLLACLGPEMQKRIAPWKQYITGLQMVQFVIMVCHTFQALLPSCEPNRKPVAYIYMSQILTMFYMFCDYYKKSYLRKKTE; encoded by the exons AACGTGGGACTCCTGGAAACGTATCGTTACGTCATGGAGGACGCAGCAG aTCCTAGAGTCGGGGATTGGTTTTTAATGGGCAGCCCATTCCCATTGTTAGGAATTACATCCCTTTATCTGGCGTTCGTTCTTCGTCTCGGACCACTTTATATGAAAAACCGAAAGCCGTTCAGTCTGAACACAGTCATGattttctacaacatatttatgGCGATCGCGAGCGCTGCTGTATTCAACGGG cTGCTTACGTCTGGCTTTACTACAAAATTGTCTCTTGGCTGTGAGCCACACGTTGTTTCGTACGATCCCGAGTCTCTTCGC atGGCTCGTTGGATATGGAGGCTCTTAATGTTGAAAGTCTTCGAGCTGAGCGATACCGTCATCTTCATTCTGAGAAAGAAGTACAATCAAGCATCCTTCCTCCACGTTTATCATCATACGTCAACCGTTCTACTTTCGTGGATAGCGTGCAAATTTGTCCCAG GCGGGATGTGGACGTTCGCGATTATGCTAAACTGCATAGTGCACGTGATTATGTACACCTATTATCTCCTTGCCTGCTTGGGTCCAGAAATGCAAAAGAGGATCGCGCCTTGGAAACAATACATTACGGGATTACAAATG GTCCAGTTTGTGATCATGGTATGCCACACGTTTCAAGCTCTGCTGCCGTCCTGCGAGCCAAATCGAAAACCAGTGGCTTACATCTATATGTCCCAGATCCTCACTATGTTCTACATGTTTTGCGACTACTACAAGAAATCGTATCTCAGAAAAAAGACCGAGTAA